Part of the Salmo salar chromosome ssa10, Ssal_v3.1, whole genome shotgun sequence genome is shown below.
CTTTGAGGTAAGTCATGCTTTTATGTCCACCCTCTTGCTCTGTGACTCCATGGATGTCTGAAAGTGGATTAAAGGAGGTATCTTGTTCATCAGGGTCCTCATTTTGACAAACCTGGGACGTTTCAACTCCTAACGACACAGCTGAAATCTGGAGTTCATCAGCTTCCTCTTTGACCTGCCTCCAATGCAGTGAGTGATCCTAGAACAGACCATGGTTGGTGTTAGAAGATTAACATCTATTTGACCATTAAAACTTGTTAATGAATAGCCGCTCGTTTTAGATATTGTATAATGAAATTGCTTCTCATTTTGAAGAATGCATGAAGTGTGGGTTAACCTACAAAAAGCTCTTCTGGCTGACCACTGCTTTCACATCTCCCATATTGATCCATCTTCAGCAGATGATGAACAGACTCGTGACCTGTCAATAACAAAACAACCCACCCAAATGTTTAGTTAGATCACAAGGATCAACAAAGCCCATATGAAAGTCAACAATGACACCAATGTTGATGGTAGCTAAAGGGCAATTTCAcaataacagaattatactgagtcAGACGTTTCACtttaaatgtatgtcaaacaaaaacaatTCACTGCAAAGTTTAAGTACATTTTCAGAGGGCATTGTTAAAAGTAGTAATTGTGCATAGATTGGTATGGTTTATtaaagaactgtgcagatgccaAGTTTAGTAACAGAATGACGGTAAGAATGACGGCATTTTCCAAAAACGTAAATATCTGCTCCAAATTataattcaaagatgtctgcagaaagaatgggcaGTCAGCAATATCAACTTTAGTTTGAAAAACAACCTTTGGTTATCAAACTACATTAAGTGAAGTGAATTAACACACGGTAACATAATTATGGTAATGGAATGACATCATTGGTCCCTGATTTGTACTCCACAGAAATCAATAATTATGAGTTTGAATGTCATTATATTCATGATGATGTAACCTGAATAGTTACAGAGGTAGAAATATGTAATATATGCTATCAACAAGGTAATTTCTTCTTTTAGCAATGTGTTTCTAAACTTTAAAGGTAAATTACAAAACACAACATACATGTTCTGTATTTTAGCCTGTGATTTAAAACACATTCCGTTAAGTATTTTTCTTTGACCTCATAATTCCACTTGTCTTTTAGTCTTTGTATCTTCATTGCTTTTCAGCATTTGTCAGTGGCATGGTGACAATCTGTGAATAATACATTTGAGCGGAATGACTGACAGACAATTGAATGAATCTTTATTACAACACTAATGTTAGTATGAATATGTTTACAATCAATTAATTCACCCCTTCAAGAACTGCATTCGAGAAAGAACACACAACTGTAATTGTTCCTCGCTTGCTAATACGAGAACCTCATTAAGTCAAACGCTTTCAAGTGGAGGTGGATTCGAAAAGTCCAAAgcgggatagctagctagctagttagatcCACAATGATTTCCCAGCTGAATTTGATAATAAAGTACGACAGACACgcactcttagctttcattttacATGCTCCTATGAACTACACACGTTGGTCCTAATGGGTCCTTCAAAATACCTAGTCTTCAAACATCTATGGCTACTCTTTGTTATACCGGTACTGTACTGGTACGTAGAACTGCCCTAAAGcatactagctaacgttagctagctaaagttatgtTATAGCTCGCAAACAGATAGATTGTATAGTTAGCTACAAACCCAACTTGTCACCAAAAGGCAATAAAGCTCATATAAACAAGGAAAATATATTTACCTGCTTGCTAGTTACATAGACATATCTAAATCTCAGGGAATATTATTAAGGTTGCACATACGGAAACTCGGAAAGACCAAtttgaaaatattttattttcctttaaaaatgtattttactgccacctgctgggCATACATTTACATGAATCCTACTACCATGAATCCTACGTCAGAAAAGGAAAAGGCCTGTCTTGAATGATTTACATTTTCAACTAGACCAATGTACCAATAACATACTTAATTAGGTGGCAGTGTATTACATCAGTtacattattatatatttataatatgttttttttattgcaaTCCTCTGACACCTACTCACTAAAGATAATATATGTACTTCTTCCGTTACAACTTTACTCGGTCTTTACACAGAATCGTTGGTGACATTTTAAGTTACGTCCTGATTGAATCATTTCCCCCCACAGGGCATTTAAATGGTCCCTCTCCTGTATGGATCATTTCATGGCTGGTCAGACTCGTTCGTCCGCTGAATCCTTTGCCACACTCAAGAGCATTTATATGCTCTCCCCAGCGTGAGTCCATCTGTGTCTTTTAAGTGCATCAGCGTAGAcaaagctcttcccacagtcTGCACAGTGATAGGATTTCTTCCCTGCATGAGTCCTCTGATGCGTTTGCATAACATATTTATTGGTGAAGCTCTTGCCACATTGCGGGCATGTGGCTGGGGTCACCCGTAAACTCCCTCTTTTATAGGCTTTGATTTTCCCAGTCTTCAGCATTTCAATGTAATCTTTAGGGTGGTCCCTCTTCAGGTGCCCAAGGAAAAAGCGTTC
Proteins encoded:
- the LOC106613939 gene encoding uncharacterized protein isoform X3; its protein translation is MDQYGRCESSGQPEELFDHSLHWRQVKEEADELQISAVSLGVETSQVCQNEDPDEQDTSFNPLSDIHGVTEQEGGHKSMTYLKVKVLPSPVPVKEESEECSLLPVDEVASITVKEEENEDWLKSEDEDVVKVPVPWEPLETSSSCSDTEDSEMESDNVRED